In one window of Acipenser ruthenus chromosome 34, fAciRut3.2 maternal haplotype, whole genome shotgun sequence DNA:
- the LOC117409853 gene encoding tumor necrosis factor ligand superfamily member 9 has product MTSINPESLQKHPHSRGLEKCLVGSVIILFITVAAACVCFFIVIQGMQLDREQKKDLAFGQNCAHLLGNTVLLKNVTMEWSSSKGMGQAFVGDQFSYDNDLHMLNTKAQGVFYLYLQMNVRCTGPRCKAAGRVTITVFNSDDGDRSVALECAIDIPTDSSTKPISKNCVSLVSVLEGNKIYAHLTFSGERDTDWQLDNTDFGIFLV; this is encoded by the exons atgacttcgaTTAACCCAGAAAGCTTGCAGAAACATCCTCACAGCAGAGGGCTGGAGAAATGCCTTGTGGGATCTGTAATTATACTTTTCATCACGGTCGCTGCTGCGTGTGTCTGCTTCTTTATCGTAATACAAGGGATGCAACTCGACAGGGAGCAAAAGAAGGACCTTGCCTTTGGACAG aACTGTGCCCATCTTCTGGGAAATACTG tgctGCTCAAGAACGTGACAATGGAATGGTCAAGCAGCAAAGGAATGGGCCAAGCTTTTGTGGGGGACCAGTTCAGCTACGACAATGACTTACACATGCTGAACACCAAAGCGCAAGGCGTGTTCTACTTGTACCTGCAGATGAACGTCAGGTGCACCGGCCCCCGGTGCAAGGCTGCAGGCAGGGTCACCATCACAGTCTTCAATTCGGATGACGGAGATCGCAGCGTGGCACTGGAGTGCGCGATAGACATACCCACAGACAGCAGCACGAAGCCTATTTCCAAGAACTGTGTCAGTCTGGTGAGCGTGCTGGAAGGGAACAAGATCTACGCCCACTTGACCTTCTCGGGGGAACGTGACACAGACTGGCAGCTAGACAACACTGATTTCGGGATCTTCCTGGTGTAG